A stretch of DNA from Vicinamibacterales bacterium:
ACGGTTCGCTACATCAGCGGCATCCACTTCCCTGCCGGCGTGAAGAACACGCCGAGCGCCGCGCTCTACGGCGTCGAGAACATCAATCGCGGCTGCGCCGTCGATGCGCAGGGGGACGCGGTGTTCAACGCGCCGTTCCCGCGGCCGAAGTCGATCGCCGGCGTGTTCGGCGCCGGCGCCGGCGGCACGCCGCTGCCCTGCGATCCCTCGGACACGCGCGGCTGCGCGCGCGGCGGCCCGATGCTCGACGACAACGGCCAGCCGCTTTCGTCCGTCGGCATCACCACCGGCAAGACCGACGTGTTCGACACCGGACAGGACCGCCTGAACGACGTGCCGGTCGATCCGGGCGGCATCCCGATCTATCGCGGCGGCAAAGTGGTCGGCGGCATCGGCGTCGCCGGCGTGCGGCCCGACTTCGCGGAGTTCGCCGCGACGCTTGCCGCGGCGGGCAGCGGCCGCGGCCTCGACTTCTCCGAACCGCTCGGAACGCCGGGGGCGGTCTTCATCGACGGCGTGCGTCTGCCGTTCTTCGGCGGCTGCACCAGCATCGCGTGCATCCGCCGCACGCTGCGCACGCGTCCGGCGGGGTCGGCTCCCGGTTCGCTGGCGAGCGGCACCTTCCAGATCCAGCCGCGCGACGGCCTGCAGGCGCCCGAGAACTACGTCCTCGGCCCGCGCGCCAGCAGCGTGCCGGGCGGGCTCTCGATCGACGAGGTGCGCCGTCTCGTCGATCAATCGGCCGCCGTCGCCCTGCGCACGCGGGCGATGATCCGGCTGCCGATCAATCAGCCGTCGAGAATGACGATCGGCGTCTCGGACGAGACCGGCGCCATCCTCGCGCTGTTCCGCATGCCCGACGGCACCGTGTTCTCGTCCGACGTCGCGATGACCAAGGCGCGCAACGCCTACTACTTCAGCACGCGCGAGGGCTACGAGGTGCTCAGGGACATCGCGGCGAACGCCGGCCGTGATCGCTACACGTGGACGCCGGAACCTCCGGCAGGCCGCGGCTGGGCGATCACCGCGCGAACCCTCAGCTTCGCCGGCCAGCCGCTCTTCCCGCCGGGCATCGACCTCGAGGAACAGCTCGAGAAGCAGGACAGCGAACCGCAGCACGGCCCGTGGTTCGACCTGTTCGTCTACGACTCGAAGAATCCGTGCACGGAAGGACCCGGCGCGTCGCGCGGCGGCAATCGCCGCTACCTCAATCAGAGCGGCATCGTCTGGTTCCCCGGCAGCGCTCCGCTCTATCGCGGCGACCGCCCGATCGGCGGCCTCGGCATCAGCGGCGACGGCGTCGAGCAGGACGATTACGTCGCGCTCCTCGGCAGCGAAGGCTTCCACCCGCCGGATGCGCTGCGCGTGGACAACAGCGTCATGACGGACGCCAAGGGACGCGCGGTCCGGCTCCCATATCTGAAGCTGCCGAGAAACCCCGAGATTCAGAAGTAGGCGGTGGCCGTGACCGTTGCCAGTTGCCGGTTGCCGGTTGCCAGTTGCCAGTTGCCAGTTGCCAGTTGCCAGTTGCCAGTTGCCGGTTGCCAGTTGCCGGTTGCCGGTTGCCGGTTACCAGTTGCCGGTTACCAGTTGCCGGTTGCCGGTGACCGGTTACCGGTGACCGGTGACCGGTTACCGGTTACCGGTTACCGGTTACTGACCTCAGACTTCGAACGACGTCTCTTCGCTCGCCGTCTCGGTTGCCGCGAAGATCTTCCGCGCGTGGTCGCGAATCTCTTCCAGCGCGCGATCGGGGCGTCCGGGCTTGTGGTGGAAGAGCCAGAGGCGTGCGATGCCGTTCGCCGCCGCAAACTCGGCGCACTGGCGCCAGTCGCTGTGCCCCCAGCCTTGGTGATGCGGGCGCTCCTCGGGTGTGAAGTGGGCGTCGAGGACGATGGCGGAGGCGCCTTTGGCGAAGGCGGCCAGCGGCTCGTCGAACGCAGGGTCGCCGAACTCGTGGTCGGTCGCGTACACCAGATCGCCTGACGCCCCTTTGATGCGATACGCGAGGCAGCCGTCGGGATGATTGAGGCCGATCGCGCTGATCGCGAACCCCGGCAGGGAGACGGCGCCGGTGCTCACCATTTCGACCTGCGGCTTGTTGGGCAGCCCGTGGTACGGCACGGGGAAGAACGGCGATCGAAAGATCGTATCCAGCCACGACGGATCGTGCGACTCGAGCGTCGGCGTGTGGATCGTCAGACTCTGCCGCGGATCGTAGAGCGTCGCGAAGAACGGCAGGCCGAGCAGGTGATCCCAGTGGTAATGCGTGAGCAGCAGCGACACCCGCGCGCCCTCGCCGGCGAGCTGCGAGGGCTGCACGCCGGCGATCCCCGATCCGGCGTCGAGGATCAGAATCGCGCCGCTGGCGGCGTCGTACAGCTCGAGACACGGCGTGTTGCAGCCGTGCACGATGCCGTCCGGCACCGCCCACGGCACGGATCCGCGGACGCCGCGGAAGGTCACGCGCATCCGCTCACACCCTTCCCGCCAGCCGCTCGCTGACCGCTTTCACCCGCCGCGCGAGCTGCCGCAGCAGCTCCTCCGTCCGCCGTGGATCCTCCGCCAGCACGTGCGCCATGTCGTGCTTCGTGACCCGCCGCAACTGCGCATCGGTGGCGGCCACGACCGTCGCCGACCGCGGCTCGTCGAGCAGCAGGCTCATCTCGCCGACCCAGTCGCCCGGACCGAGGCGGGCGAGCGCCACACCGGCGTCGCGCCGCACGTCGAGGGCGCCGCGCTCGACGACGTACGCTTCGCTGCCGGGGTCTCCCTGCGTCATCACCGTCTCGCCCCGCGAGACCAGGCGATAGCTGCAGGTCTCGAACGGACAGGGGTACTTCTCGGTGTGATAGAGCTTGGCGCAGACCGTCTGCTGCCCCCACTGGCCGCGATACGCGGCCGCCGCGAGCAGCCCCCCCGCGATCGGCCCGGCGAAATACACCCATAGACCGTCGTAGGTGGACGACAACACCGCGGGGGCGAGCGAGCGCGCCGGGTTCAGGCTCGTGCCGGTCACCGGGCCTTCGATCATGACCAGCACCGCGACGAGCGCACCCGCGATCAGTCCGGTCCGGGCCGCCAGGCGCGGCTTGTTGACGCAGACGAAGATGGTGAACACCAGGAGGAAGGTGATGAACGTCTCCGCCGCGAAGGCGCCCGCCTGCGTGTAGCCGGCGCCGGGGACGGTCGCGGCATATTGAATGCCGCTGGTCAGCCGGCCCCACGCGAGCCCTGCCGCGTACGCGCCGGCGAACGCGCCGGCAAACTGGGCGGCGGCGTAGGCGAGCGCGTCGCGCGCCGGCACCTTGCCGAGCCACCAGAACGCGAGCGTCATCGCCGGGTTGATGTGG
This window harbors:
- a CDS encoding heme-binding protein: MRFGPILLAPLLLLVQNTPADRAGGPAQVLTADDVRAVLSTAATALADDTLAAAVVDRTGSILGVYTRTGADAGTPDAAVSLARTAAMFSHDQAPLSSRTVRYISGIHFPAGVKNTPSAALYGVENINRGCAVDAQGDAVFNAPFPRPKSIAGVFGAGAGGTPLPCDPSDTRGCARGGPMLDDNGQPLSSVGITTGKTDVFDTGQDRLNDVPVDPGGIPIYRGGKVVGGIGVAGVRPDFAEFAATLAAAGSGRGLDFSEPLGTPGAVFIDGVRLPFFGGCTSIACIRRTLRTRPAGSAPGSLASGTFQIQPRDGLQAPENYVLGPRASSVPGGLSIDEVRRLVDQSAAVALRTRAMIRLPINQPSRMTIGVSDETGAILALFRMPDGTVFSSDVAMTKARNAYYFSTREGYEVLRDIAANAGRDRYTWTPEPPAGRGWAITARTLSFAGQPLFPPGIDLEEQLEKQDSEPQHGPWFDLFVYDSKNPCTEGPGASRGGNRRYLNQSGIVWFPGSAPLYRGDRPIGGLGISGDGVEQDDYVALLGSEGFHPPDALRVDNSVMTDAKGRAVRLPYLKLPRNPEIQK
- a CDS encoding MBL fold metallo-hydrolase; this encodes MRVTFRGVRGSVPWAVPDGIVHGCNTPCLELYDAASGAILILDAGSGIAGVQPSQLAGEGARVSLLLTHYHWDHLLGLPFFATLYDPRQSLTIHTPTLESHDPSWLDTIFRSPFFPVPYHGLPNKPQVEMVSTGAVSLPGFAISAIGLNHPDGCLAYRIKGASGDLVYATDHEFGDPAFDEPLAAFAKGASAIVLDAHFTPEERPHHQGWGHSDWRQCAEFAAANGIARLWLFHHKPGRPDRALEEIRDHARKIFAATETASEETSFEV
- a CDS encoding aquaporin, encoding MRRNLPAYACEFAGTALMLFIGISAVAFMWGPGSPVPAVDNPMLRRLLTGIMFAGGATAVVYSPLGQVSGGHINPAMTLAFWWLGKVPARDALAYAAAQFAGAFAGAYAAGLAWGRLTSGIQYAATVPGAGYTQAGAFAAETFITFLLVFTIFVCVNKPRLAARTGLIAGALVAVLVMIEGPVTGTSLNPARSLAPAVLSSTYDGLWVYFAGPIAGGLLAAAAYRGQWGQQTVCAKLYHTEKYPCPFETCSYRLVSRGETVMTQGDPGSEAYVVERGALDVRRDAGVALARLGPGDWVGEMSLLLDEPRSATVVAATDAQLRRVTKHDMAHVLAEDPRRTEELLRQLARRVKAVSERLAGRV